Below is a window of Plasmodium chabaudi chabaudi strain AS genome assembly, chromosome: 10 DNA.
tttatgttttcgcttaatataaatggtaCTAAATTCGAAGAGTTTGCTTTTATGGAAATTGGAATAACTTTGCCCTAATATTGTAATTGTtagatatttattttaaaaaaatatgggaaaaaaacaaattaaagtataatgaattatatatattaacatataATGTATATCATAATAAATGACAGAATATTGGGTAAGTTCAAAAAAACACTATTGTGAGACGTGTAATTGCTGGCTGTCAGGACAtaaagtaaatataaaaaatcatgAAAAAAGTGCAAGACATATTGAAAACTTTCGAAGGCTGCTTAATGaatcatataaaagaaaagaagaagaaacaaaagaacaaaaatttattgaacaagaattaaaaaaattagaaaatattgaaaaacaatttcgttcaaatttaaataataatggagGGAATTCGATTAATCCGAGTAGTAATATAAGCACGCCAAAGTCTAATTTAAGTAAACCATATGATAATCGTAAAgctattaataataataaaatacatcATAGAAGTTTCAATAAGAATTATAAAAGCAACAATAGtaacaatttaaattcGACTGGGGGGTATAGCAGTAATTATAATGCTAGTAACACAAATACATGGATATTAATGGTACATGAGAATACAGGATGTTtggtattttttaatatgctAACAAATGAAGTGAGCTATGAAAAGCCacaaaattttgtttatgaaaatatacaagCATCTGAAAAGTTTACTGCTGAAAACGGGTggtttaaatattttgattataattcatatagtaattattattataacatatataaacaattaaGTATATGGGAATATTCTGAGAAAACGATAAGTAATTTAgctaattttataaaaatttgcaaCCAAAATGCGGGAGGAAATACGAATCTAGTCAGCCACGCAGAATATTTCGAAAATCCCTCTTCTATTACTACTAGTAGTGGAAATTATTTTAGTGGATTAAATAACAATGCTCCACAAGATAATAATTACGAGTCAAACATTTTAGGAGAAAATGTGGTTGATAAGGAGAAGGGTGAGAAAAAAGTATCGATCCCGGTAAAACcaattattgaaaaaaaaaaaaaagagttgcatgatgataataataatacaacaagtaatataaaaatagatcAAATGTTTCAGTATGATTCTCATAATAAAAGCGCTAGCGAATATGGTGAAAATTGTGTGagaaatgatgaaaaaaatgagatGGAAGCTGATAtcgataaaaatataaaagatgcCAATGAAGGTATACCAAATGCATTGCaacaaaatgatgaaagTTCGAAACCGGGTATGTGGGAAGTTGTTGAAAACGACGAAGTAAAAACAATTtcagaagaaaatattgaaaacattttttataaaattaagacAAAAGAAGAATTAGAAAATGAGCAAATCAAAGAAATTGAAgataatttagaaaaagaatattCTAATTTTAACGAATtttatgttaaaaaaaaacaattagaAAACAAAGAACTATATTTAAGCCAagaatttaaatttgtaaacaaacctatatataaaaaagctattgataaaaatgacaACAAGAAGGTCGATTTTGCCAAAAGAAGTATTAAACCAAAACaagccaaaaaaaaaattacataaatagataaaatatattaattatgggagaatattataattttttaggTTCTTAAATATGTGTATACTATTCATGCATAGTaatggatatatatttatgcatatttaagAAGTAAAAGCGTCTATTGCATGTATAATATGTACTTCTGTATATGCTATAAGTCGCAGTTTCATCTTGGGCATGCTCACTAATGCATTTATATCCAaccaataataatatttttatgtagtTTCCCTTTTTATGACATTTTCTCAAATATAAACGCAACAAATGCGAAATGCCAAAGTGTTCCacttttaaaatgttttattgcattatttttttattaaatatatttgtgtgtattgatattatacatatttatatttcctttAACTTGTTTAAActtatgcatatttgtTGATTTTTGACTtactatataaaataaactaaatgaaaatataaaaatatatattcctttcaacatttataaaagaaatacaCATGTGGATGCCTGAATATCTAAAGAAACCGGCATCAcgaagaagaaaaagaataaaaaataaaaaatactgcatataaatatcctaaaaaaaaatagtgtaAAACtgattattaaaaaaacgtCGATAAGTATAACATTATACTATATTagtaaatattcatatgtgaatataatttttaagattaaaaaataaaagagaaaaacTGCTATAACatagtaaatataaaaataaaaaataaatacacgTATGTACGTAAGTTAAATAAAAGGGATACAGTTGtgtcatatatatagcacaaaaataattgcaataataatgagcataaataaataaaaacaatactcaatatattaattaaaaataaaacaacgaaattaacaaatttcACATGAAAGATAAACCATTTAAAGCCGTGATTTATTATAGCGCAATAATTAGCCCAATGAAAATAGtgtaatgtatataaattatatatattattaatatgtaatgatatttatcatatattatatataaagggAATGCATTTTGCTGTGACACAAAGATTATTTTTACCATACAATATACCCTGCTTTAGCTGCTtatgaaaaacaaaaacacATACGAATTTTGaatgatattatataaatatttttcataggattaatatttagaaaaaaaattataatgctCTTATGTTGAATTGCTGCTAATAGAAGTAGTAGCagtagtatatataaatataatttatacatgtttttataataataaatttttccGATATAACCACAAAACATTATagtttttatcattttaacAATATAATGTTTTGCAATATTCTTtcagaaaatatatgagtatattaatatatatatgtacttAAGGGAAAGTCAATTCATTTCATTGATTATTTGAAGCGAGCCCTAaaagtgtatatatatatataaatatttacatttatttcCAATATTTACCAAAATTTCTGTACTCAAGTATAGTTGCAAATTAAGACTCTACGGCGTCAGCACACACACACTCTCAAAATactttaataataataaatataattttttttttcgaaaaatatatacaaaatggaAGCTTTTGCAGAGATAGAAAATGCttataaagaaatagaagatgaaataataagaaGTGTTGATTCATTATGCGATGgtaattatttgaaaataaaagatgaGGTAATTATGCCACTTATGAGTGATAGCTTGATtgagaaaataataatattgaacAGGCatattaatgataatagTAATCCAGAggaatttgaaaaaaaagtaacaaATGAAAAGATTATGCagataaatgataaattaatatatttattgtgtGATTATTACATTAATAAAGAAGATATTGATAacttaattaattttacaaCAAGTAATGAGAATTATTTTAGTGTATTACCACAAGCCAAAACAGCGAAATTAATAAGAAACAtagttgaaaaaatatctaAAAAGATTCGTAACATTAGCActttatacataatatttaaaaagtatatgaATTGGGCATATgagaaaaaaaggaattttCTACGATGCCGTATCGAAGTAaagataattatattatttatattaaaacaaaaatataaaacagcATTAAGTTTAATTGAAAGATTATTAAAAGAAGTAAAGAAGGTGGATGATAAAGCATTGTTGCTTGAGCTATATATTGTAGAaaccaaaatatatatgttactTAAAAATTCTACAAAAATGAAAGCTTCATTAACATTTGCTAAGAATATAGCtaatacaataaatactgctatatatattaatagtGAAATAGACTTGTTATCtggaatattatatatatatgaaaaggATTATAGAagtgcatatatttatttatatgaatgtTATGAAAccttatatacatatatatataatagccAGAATAACACTCTCGattttttaagtaaaaaacataatgatttttattcagttattatacataatattattaatactaGTACAATATCTTCTCAGAATAGAACTAAAAGCATAAGCCAGATTAGTCCATTtctattatcattttataccttttatgaatattatgACTGTGGTAACAGTTTGCTAAATGCTGATGAAATGAATCTATTGTCGAATAAtgttaatttaatatatagtGATATTATATGTCAAATAAGTTCAAGTTATCAAGAGCTTGAAGAAGGAAAAATGTATTGTATAACTAACCCAATTGAATTAAACTATGagttgataaaaaatttgacaATAGATAATTATGGAAACTTGTTGGAATTAACTTCTTCCAATGCTGGTGATATGcgtgaaaataatagtaataagggtcccattttcattttcccTGAAAATAGCAATATAAATTGTAATTTTGggttaaatttaaatattgaaaatttaaaacttATTGTGCCTTTGAAATATATGCTACTTTGCAAAATATtggaagaaaataatagaaaagacataaatactattttatgtgaaaacaataaattaaattatataccaAATAAAGAGA
It encodes the following:
- a CDS encoding zinc finger protein, putative, coding for MTEYWVSSKKHYCETCNCWLSGHKVNIKNHEKSARHIENFRRLLNESYKRKEEETKEQKFIEQELKKLENIEKQFRSNLNNNGGNSINPSSNISTPKSNLSKPYDNRKAINNNKIHHRSFNKNYKSNNSNNLNSTGGYSSNYNASNTNTWILMVHENTGCLVFFNMLTNEVSYEKPQNFVYENIQASEKFTAENGWFKYFDYNSYSNYYYNIYKQLSIWEYSEKTISNLANFIKICNQNAGGNTNLVSHAEYFENPSSITTSSGNYFSGLNNNAPQDNNYESNILGENVVDKEKGEKKVSIPVKPIIEKKKKELHDDNNNTTSNIKIDQMFQYDSHNKSASEYGENCVRNDEKNEMEADIDKNIKDANEGIPNALQQNDESSKPGMWEVVENDEVKTISEENIENIFYKIKTKEELENEQIKEIEDNLEKEYSNFNEFYVKKKQLENKELYLSQEFKFVNKPIYKKAIDKNDNKKVDFAKRSIKPKQAKKKIT
- a CDS encoding 26S proteasome regulatory subunit RPN6, putative: MEAFAEIENAYKEIEDEIIRSVDSLCDGNYLKIKDEVIMPLMSDSLIEKIIILNRHINDNSNPEEFEKKVTNEKIMQINDKLIYLLCDYYINKEDIDNLINFTTSNENYFSVLPQAKTAKLIRNIVEKISKKIRNISTLYIIFKKYMNWAYEKKRNFLRCRIEVKIIILFILKQKYKTALSLIERLLKEVKKVDDKALLLELYIVETKIYMLLKNSTKMKASLTFAKNIANTINTAIYINSEIDLLSGILYIYEKDYRSAYIYLYECYETLYTYIYNSQNNTLDFLSKKHNDFYSVIIHNIINTSTISSQNRTKSISQISPFLLSFYTFYEYYDCGNSLLNADEMNLLSNNVNLIYSDIICQISSSYQELEEGKMYCITNPIELNYELIKNLTIDNYGNLLELTSSNAGDMRENNSNKGPIFIFPENSNINCNFGLNLNIENLKLIVPLKYMLLCKILEENNRKDINTILCENNKLNYIPNKEIQILLDISKCYENRTLDIFENVIKYNIFLINIDKVIYNYLKELYELLLEKNILKIIEAYSCIDLDYIGQKLNLDINKIISKLSEMILDKKLNGTLDQNAGILILYDDMPDTKMYQNVLEIINNLTESVDILYQKAQLTI